A stretch of the Arachis stenosperma cultivar V10309 chromosome 6, arast.V10309.gnm1.PFL2, whole genome shotgun sequence genome encodes the following:
- the LOC130933239 gene encoding uncharacterized protein LOC130933239 yields MGRPWYENGKFLKKKNIFTDFIACAEYLIENKFCSKESLCIGGRSAGGLLFGAVLNMRPDLFKAAVAGVPFVDVLTTMLDPTIPLTTSEWKEWGDPRKEEFYFYIKSYFPVDDVKAQNYPHILVTAGLNDPRVIYSEPSKFVAKMRDMKTDDNILLFKCELGAGHFSKPGRFEKLQEDAFTYIFILKALNMMNELKF; encoded by the exons ATGGGGAGGCCGTGGTATGAGAATGGGAAATTTCTGAAGAAAAAGAACATCTTCACTGATTTTATTGCTTGTGCTGAATACTTGATTGAGAACAAATTTTGTTCTAAGGAAAGTCTGTGCATTGGGGGAAGAAGTGCTGGAGGTTTGCTATTTGGTGCAGTTCTTAATATGAGACCAGATTTATTCAAGGCAGCTGTTGCTGGAGTACCTTTTGTGGATGTTTTGACAACTATGCTTGATCCAACTATTCCTCTCACCACTTCAGAATGGAAG GAATGGGGTGACCCTAGGAAGGAAGAATTTTACTTCTACATAAAGTCATATTTCCCCGTTGATGAT GTGAAGGCACAGAATTATCCACACATTCTTGTCACTGCTGGATTAAATG ACCCACGGGTTATCTATTCTGAACCTTCAAAGTTCGTGGCAAAGATGAGGGATATGAAGACTGATGATAACATACTGCTTTTTAAATGCGAACTTGGTGCTGGCCATTTTTCAAAGCCGGGGAG ATTTGAGAAGCTCCAAGAAGATGCCTTCACTTATATCTTCATCCTGAAGGCTCTAAATATGATGAACGAGCTCAAGTTTTAA